From one Lycium ferocissimum isolate CSIRO_LF1 chromosome 5, AGI_CSIRO_Lferr_CH_V1, whole genome shotgun sequence genomic stretch:
- the LOC132057750 gene encoding uncharacterized protein LOC132057750 — MQVSAGGPSGVNYQASGQHGGCTASSASVQWPILDRACFECAMPGAPRLEWKGKLSPLAKKVVSFVRARKLVEKGCLAYLAHIRDTSADTPSLDSVPVVREFADVFPADLPGMPPDRDIDFRVDLDPGACPISIPPYRMAPAELRELKEKLQDLLSAVLMQEKKVYTDHRSLQYMFTQRDLNSRQQRWMELLKDYDITILYHGGKGNVVAGALSKKSASMGSLAHLISLERPLAREVQTLANSFMRLDISNTGIVLVCVEARSSFLEQIKAKQFEDAKLCKIRDKVLRGEAKEAVIDEEGVLRIKGRVCVPRVGDLIKTILTEAYSSR; from the exons ATGCAGGTGTCAGCTGGAGGCCCATCAGGGGTAAATTATCAGGCTTCCGGTCAGCATGGAGGCTGCACTGCTTCATCAGCTTCTGTTCAGTGGCCTATACTGGACCGTGCTTGCTTCGAGTGTG CTATGCCCGGGgctcctagacttgagtggaagggtaaacTTAGTCCCCTCGCTAAGAAAGTTGTATCCTTTGTTCGTGCTAGGAAGCTAGTAGAGAAGGGTTGTCTAGCTTATTTGGCGCATATTCGTGACACCAGTGCAGATACTCCATCTCTTGATTCGGTTCCagtggtacgcgagtttgcggatgtgttccCCGCGGACTTGCCTGGTATGCCACCGGATCGGGACATTGATTTCAGGGTTGACTTAGACCCGGGGGCATGTCCCATCTCTAtcccaccttataggatggcgccaGCAGAACTCAGGGAATTGAAAGAGAAGTTGCAAGATCttctga GTGCTGTTTtaatgcaggaaaagaag GTGTACACAGACCATCGCAGTTTGCAGTATATGTTCACTCAGAGGGATCTGAACTCTAGGCAACAGAGATGGATGGAACtactgaaggattatgacatcaccattttaTATCACGGTGGTAAGGGAAATGTAGTGGCTGGCGCATTAAGCAAGAAGTCGGCTAGTATGGGGAGTCTGGCTCATTTGATTTCTTTAGAGCGTCCGTTGGCtagagaggttcagactctagctaacagttttatgaggTTGGATATTTCCAACACAGGCATTGTGTTGGTTTGCGTTGAGGCTCGATCATCGTTCTTAGAACAGATTAAGGCAAAGCAAtttgaggatgctaagttgtgtaAAATACGTGATAAGGTGTTGCGGGGTGAGGCCAAAGAAGCCGTGATTGATGAGGAGGGCGTGCTGCGAATCAAAGGGCGAGTATGTGTGCCACGTGTAGGCGACTTGATCAAGACCATTCTGACAGAGGCTtatagttcgag gtga